A genome region from Maridesulfovibrio salexigens DSM 2638 includes the following:
- a CDS encoding ABC transporter permease, which translates to MLDIALKILSKFAWVSVVFIGITVISFWVIHLAPGSPTDMETTLNPTATVETRLKLEKLYGLDKPIHEQYINWVTRLAKFDFGLSMSGDRRPVWDRIKERLPLTFGMNIASLFLTLMIAVPIGMYSAWKQDGWFDRGMTVLVFIGFAVPGFWLALLLMLWLGIYHPIFPISGLTSLDYELLSPWGKMVDLARHLALPIFIYTFGSLAGMSRFMRSSMLEVLRQDYITTAKAKGLPMRKVLFKHALRNGLLPVITILGLSIPGLIGGSVIIESIFALPGLGQLFYGAVMARDYSLIMGSLVLGAMLTLAGNLLADMAYGLADPRIRSGGQD; encoded by the coding sequence ATGCTGGACATTGCCTTAAAAATTCTTTCTAAATTCGCTTGGGTTTCCGTTGTCTTTATCGGCATTACGGTAATCAGCTTCTGGGTTATCCACCTTGCTCCCGGTTCGCCTACTGATATGGAAACCACCCTCAACCCGACAGCCACGGTTGAAACACGCCTGAAATTGGAAAAACTGTACGGTCTGGATAAACCTATCCACGAGCAATACATAAACTGGGTGACCCGTCTGGCAAAATTCGATTTCGGATTATCCATGTCCGGCGATCGGCGCCCGGTATGGGACCGCATCAAGGAACGGTTGCCGCTAACCTTCGGCATGAACATAGCTTCACTATTCCTTACACTCATGATCGCCGTCCCCATCGGTATGTATTCGGCATGGAAACAAGACGGCTGGTTTGACCGGGGGATGACCGTGCTGGTCTTTATCGGCTTTGCCGTGCCGGGCTTCTGGCTGGCACTCCTGCTTATGCTGTGGCTGGGTATCTATCATCCCATCTTTCCCATATCCGGCCTGACATCCCTTGATTACGAATTGCTTTCACCGTGGGGAAAAATGGTCGATCTGGCCCGTCATCTGGCTTTACCTATTTTTATTTATACCTTCGGAAGTCTCGCCGGGATGTCCAGATTCATGAGGTCTTCCATGCTGGAAGTGCTGCGTCAGGACTACATCACTACCGCCAAGGCTAAAGGGTTGCCCATGCGCAAAGTCCTTTTCAAGCATGCCCTTCGCAACGGATTGCTCCCGGTGATTACAATCCTCGGCCTGTCCATTCCGGGACTGATCGGTGGCAGTGTAATCATTGAATCTATCTTTGCCCTGCCCGGACTGGGGCAACTTTTCTACGGAGCGGTCATGGCCCGCGACTATTCGCTGATCATGGGCTCACTGGTACTTGGAGCCATGCTGACTTTAGCAGGAAACCTGCTGGCAGATATGGCCTACGGACTTGCCGACCCGCGTATCCGCTCAGGAGGGCAGGACTAA